The Paenibacillus mucilaginosus 3016 genome includes the window CGTATGGTCCCGTCCCAGCGCTTCACGTCATACTCATCGCGCACCGCTCCATTCTGAAGTCCGATCAGGGCATTCGCCACCTTGAAGGTCGACTCGGGGGTAAACGGCGTCTCCGCCCGCTCCCGGTTATAGACATACGTATCCCCGCTGTGCAGGTCTTTGATGACAAAGGTTCCCGTCCGGCCCTCAAACGCCTGCTCCGCCTGAATCTTCTTCACGGGCAGCGGACGTCCCGCCTCTCCCGTCTCCCCCTTGTCTTTGGCTGCTGCCGCCTGCACCGCGGCTCCGAACAGCAGAACGAGCACAGTCAATACCATGCGTTTGCGCATCATCTTGGTTCCTCCCCTAATCTCCATCTCTATCTTCATCTTCATATTGGATAACCTCTGCCTGCAAGTCTTATTATAGACCTCCTCCCTTCGGCAGAACATGGACGGACCCTGACGGTTGACTGATAAGCGAGGGTTCCCCAAGGATATGAAGCCGGATGCAGGACCGAAGCCAACACAAAAAAGAGGAGCCCTGCTTGGCAGGCACTCCTCTTTCTTCCTATTATATATACGCGCAAAGACGCTTCCTGCGGATCAGCCGAGAACCGGCGTACCGCTCTCGATCTCCTGCTTCGCGAGCTCAATCGCCCGGGACAGATCGGCGATCAGGTCGTCGGCATGCTCGATGCCTACCGAGTAGCGCAGCAGCTTCTCGTCGACCCCCACCTTGCGGCGGATCTCCTCCGGAATATCCGCGTGTGTCTGCACGGCCGGATAGGTCATCAGCGATTCCACCCCGCCGAGGCTCTCGGCGAAGGCAATGAGCTTGATGTGGCGCAGAATCGGTTCGATCGTGCGGGCGTCCTTCATTTTGAATGAGAAAATCCCCGTGTTGCCCGACGACTGCCGGTTCTGAATCTCGTGCCCCGGGTGGGACGGAAGCGCCGGATAGTAGACTGTCTCCACATCCGGATGCTCCTGCAGGAACGTGGCGATCTTCGTCGCGTTATACTGGTGGCGCTCCATACGAAGCGCGAGCGTCTTCATCCCGCGCATGAGCAGCCAGGAATCCTGCGGCCCGAGAACGGCTCCGATGGAGTTGTGCAGGAAGGCCATCTCCTCGGAGAGCTCCTTGCCCTTCGTGACGATGAGACCGGCCAGCACGTCGTTGTGGCCGCCGAGGTACTTCGTCGCGCTGTGGATGATGATATCGGCTCCGAGCTCGATCGGGCGCTGGAAGAACGGCGTCAGCAGCGTGTTGTCCACGATGGTGAGGATGCCCTTCTTCTTCGCCCATGTACACACGAGCTCGATATCGGTGACCATCATCAGCGGATTCGTCGGCGTTTCGATCAGCACGGCTTTGGTTCCCGGCTGCACGCTCGCCTCCAGCGCATCCAGATCGTTGGTATCCACGTAGGTCGCCGTCACACCGAAGCGGGACATGATCTTCTCGAGCAGGCGGTACGTGCCCCCATAGAGATCCAGCGATACGATCAGATGGTCGCCCTGGCGGAACAAGGCAAAGATCGTCTGCAGGGCGGCCATGCCGGAGGAACAAGCAAAGCCGGCGTCGCCGGATTCCAGCTCCGCGATCGCCTTCTCGAGCACCGTACGGGTCGGGCTCTTCGTGCGGGCGTAGTCAAAGCCTGTGCTCTGGCCAAGCTTCGGATGGCGGAATGCCGTCGAATTGTAGATCGGGAAGGATACGGCCCCGGTAACGGGCTCTTCGATAGAGCCGATCTGTGCCAGGCGGCTTTCAATTTGGAGCTTGCTGAACTGCGGCTTCTGTTCCTCGTTCGTACTCATATCACATATTCTCCTTTGTACAGGTCATAGGGCGTTTCCTGATAGACATAGTAGTTGAGCCAATTCGAGAAAAGCAGATTCGCATGGGCTCTCCAGGTGTTGAGCGGCTGCCGCGTCGGATCGTTATTCGGATAGTAGTTCTTCGGAATCGCGATATCGAGCCCTTTGTTCACATCCCGGTCGTATTCCGCCTTGAGCGAACAAGCGTCGTACTCCGAGTGCCCGGTGACGAAGATCTGCCGGCCGTCCTTCGTCGCGACGATGTAGACGCCCGAATCCTCGGATTCCGATAGAATCTCGAGCTCCGGATGCTTCAGGATATCCTCCCGGCGCACTTCGGTATGGCGCGACTGCGGCACATAGAACGCTTCGTCGAACCCGCGGAGCAGCTTCACGTTCGGCTTCGAGATCGTGTGCGGGAACACTCCGAACATCTTCTCCTCGAGCGGATGCTTCGGCACGCCGTAGTGATGGAACAGGCCGGCCTGCGCCGCCCAACAGATATGCAGGGTGGAGGTCACATGCGTGCGGGACCAGTTCATGATCTCGGCCAGCTCGTCCCAGTAGTTCACATGTTCGAAATTCAGCTGTTCCACAGGAGCGCCTGTAATGATCATGCCGTCGAGATACTCGTGCTTGACGTCTTCGAAGGTTTTGTAGAACTGCTCCAGGTGCTCGACCGGGGTGTTCTTCGAAGTATGCGTCTTCGGGTGCAGCAGAATGAATTCGACCTGCAGCGGAGTGTTCCCGATCAGCCTGAGGAGCTGG containing:
- a CDS encoding aminotransferase class I/II-fold pyridoxal phosphate-dependent enzyme, with translation MSTNEEQKPQFSKLQIESRLAQIGSIEEPVTGAVSFPIYNSTAFRHPKLGQSTGFDYARTKSPTRTVLEKAIAELESGDAGFACSSGMAALQTIFALFRQGDHLIVSLDLYGGTYRLLEKIMSRFGVTATYVDTNDLDALEASVQPGTKAVLIETPTNPLMMVTDIELVCTWAKKKGILTIVDNTLLTPFFQRPIELGADIIIHSATKYLGGHNDVLAGLIVTKGKELSEEMAFLHNSIGAVLGPQDSWLLMRGMKTLALRMERHQYNATKIATFLQEHPDVETVYYPALPSHPGHEIQNRQSSGNTGIFSFKMKDARTIEPILRHIKLIAFAESLGGVESLMTYPAVQTHADIPEEIRRKVGVDEKLLRYSVGIEHADDLIADLSRAIELAKQEIESGTPVLG
- the metA gene encoding homoserine O-acetyltransferase MetA encodes the protein MPIKVPDQLPAKEVLINENIFVMDESVAFHQDIRPLRIAIMNLMPTKETTETQLLRLIGNTPLQVEFILLHPKTHTSKNTPVEHLEQFYKTFEDVKHEYLDGMIITGAPVEQLNFEHVNYWDELAEIMNWSRTHVTSTLHICWAAQAGLFHHYGVPKHPLEEKMFGVFPHTISKPNVKLLRGFDEAFYVPQSRHTEVRREDILKHPELEILSESEDSGVYIVATKDGRQIFVTGHSEYDACSLKAEYDRDVNKGLDIAIPKNYYPNNDPTRQPLNTWRAHANLLFSNWLNYYVYQETPYDLYKGEYVI